One Calonectris borealis chromosome 21, bCalBor7.hap1.2, whole genome shotgun sequence genomic window, GTCAGCATTCGCTACAACTCCATGCCAGTGCCAGGTCCGAATGGCACTATCTTGATGGAGACGCACAAAACTGTTGGGTAAgaatttcactttgttttaagacaaatttcttcagcagctgaCAAAGGTGAAAACTGGGACAGAAAAAACTTTATGCAGCCAGTATTACTCTCTGCAAAGTATATTGACTCCAGGTTGGGACGCTGCTTGACACTGGAGGACGCCGTGCTTGAGTCACTTGGACACCCTTTAGGATGGGGGAcaaaaggaggaaagcagcaaGGAGTTGGATaagtctggttttttttccagagcagtaACGAACACATTTAGGGTGTTCCCAGGAACAGAAGTTGGGTGTTATAGCCAGCAACCCTGACAGAGAATATTTAGGATCCTTCTGTTGACAGGTAGTCAAAGCCTCTACTTGGAAAAGAAGCCATTCTGCTTACTGAATGTGGGGGTAAAGTAAGCTTGTAGAAGTCTGTTTCTCAGCTAAAAGTTTTGTCCTCCCAGCAAGTACCATGCTTTCTTTGTTATCAGTCAGGTCTGTGGGCAAAAACACAGTTAAAGTGACAGATGCATGCAGAAGTCTTATGTACAGCCTGCTTTGTTACCTTCTCTGCCATTTCATGCCCACCTTGGCATCCTGTCATCCTAAGAGCTAAGTTTGCTCTTTGGGGATGTGCATTTTCCCGCCTGTGTCTCATGGATGCTGACTGTTCTTTGGGTTTTGTCTTCTCAGACAGCAGATGCTGAGCTTCCCTCACCTCCTGCAGACTGTACTGCACATCATTCAAGTCGTGGTCAGTTACTTCCTCATGCTGATCTTCATGACATACAACGGATACCTCTGCATAGCTgtggcagcaggggcagggacaggctatttcttcttcagctggaaaaaggCAGTTGTTGTGGATATCACGGAGCACTGCCATTAACACTGGATGCTGCCCAGAAGCCTCTCCACCCCACTGCTCTCTTAAAGTGCAGCCTTCACAAGGACTGGATCATTCCTAAGCTGAAAGAGAAACAATATAAAGAAAATCAACTGGAGTTCATCACAAGTTCCTAGCTAGGGTGCAGGGATGTGAGGAGCTGGGGTATGCTGCTCCCCCttgctgcaggctggcagcagggttGACTCTTGAGGGTCCCATGATAGCCATTCTTGGCTAGGATTTGCTTTATTCTTAGATTATGCCGTGATTGAAATTAGTTGGCTGACAGAAATgtagaaattattcttttaaaaacaaaacaaaacattttatttttaaatttaaatgctcaTCTGTGAGGGTTTTATGAACTGTAGGTAAAGATCAAAGTTGCCAATGGAGTCTATGTGTGTGAATGgctattttaattttacttttactttttttcaataTGTACATAATGCCAGGGGAGGAGATCTCCCTGGCATTGTGGCTTTTGGGGCCAATGACACCTTCTGTTGCAGAAGGACTCAGCCTCTGAGGAAGATTTGGTGCTGCACATCAGACACGCTCAGGTGTGTCCTGGCAAGGGAGTACTTTGACATAAGTATGTGACTCGTGCTTCAGGATGAGTCTGTCCTCCGAGCCCATCAGAGTATGATGAGTGTTGTTAATCTTCTGATGTATCCAGCAGCTTTACTCAGCCTCAAGTGATAACATTTGGATTTGGCTGCTTTCATTTCCCGATCATGGAAATATATGGAGTAGACGCAGGACAACAATTGCATATTTACAGggcaaaaagattttaaataaatcgCTGAACCCGCATTTACTTCATGTTGAATTGCACCTGGATGGATCTAGAGCTAGACTTTTGGTTTACTAAAACTAGTTCTGTAAACGAGGCAAGAGCTAAATAATGATTTCACGACACTAAAGGTTAAAATGTCTGAAGAGGGCATTCCTTGATTGAGATGCAGGAAGTAAAACAACCATGTTCCTGTAAAGGAGAGAtttggggaagagaagaaagaaaagataagacTACATCAGCCTTCGGTCTCAGGTGAAATTTGAAGCAGCTTGGGCTGATAAAAAGTATTCCTGACCCAGATGACTCCTCTTTGTCTTAATAATCGTGCTGCGACCATGTTAGCTTGGAGATGCAAGAGTTATCAGTGCTAGTGATGGACAAGTGTTGTAGTGCAGTAAAGAACTTCCCGTTCGGTGCTGTGAGCTCTACACATTTCACAGGCAAGACAGGCTGTGACACAGGCAAAAACAGCTTACTGCATGTGTGATGCCCAGAACAGGCTTTGGGTTTTCTAGGGAGCGGTTTTGGTTTAGCACTTTGTTATTAAACTGCTTCTTGTTGTAGGGAGTGTTGTGCAGAGTATGGTGCAAAGCTGGAGTCTTCGTTCTACTCAGGATGCCCAATTTGTGCTAGTAACTGGCTGAAAGGGAAGACGGTGGGATTTTCAGAAAGGCACTGAAAAACAGGCACCACTTTCACACTGGAACTGATGTCTGGGATGTGCCATGAGAACAGGGAATCCTTTTGAGATTAAAGTATCTGGGCACATGCGGTAGCGGttttttctctgcagatgctACTAGTCGCACAGTTAGCAGTAGCTGTGTAAGGAGAGCTGATCTTTGAAGAGGCATTACATTTCTTGAGCTCATAAGCCTTACAGGGCGAGGCTTGTCCCTGTGTATGTGGGTTCTTCAGTGTGCTGATGCTACTACATCAGCACAGAGCCCACCCTCGCCCCACCACCTTCTTTGAAAGGCAGCGGGAGATCTGTTACTGCCGCTACCAGGATCTTGAATTGGAACACTAAAGTCAACCGTCTTGGGTTGATGCCAGGTTGTTCTCTTTGGGCAGTGCAAATACAGAATAACAGGAGATGAGTTAAAAGCAGGCTCACGTTTCTAAGGAGCTTCTTTTTGTAGCAAAGTTGCATCTGGATGAAAGAGGCAAagttattttcatggaaaaattcTAGCCACCTCCTGATGAGAGATAGGAAAAGCTCTTCCCCAGTCTGATCTTTGAAGGGAGTTATGTCTGTAGCAGCCTGAAGAAGTACATACTGGTGCCCTCTCTCTGCATCTATCATGAAGGTAAAAAACTGTGCCCTCTGCAGTCATGCCTCTTTGGGAGAGCGGAAAACAGACCCTTCCGATTCCTGTGTGAAAGCTGTGAGGAAATCGTAGTGCTTGTCAGAGAAAATTGAAGCAGTTAAGTGCTGGAGATGGTTGTTCATGTTTTGAAAGCTTTACGCTGCAGGGGCTTGATCCCTGAAGGAGTTCAGAGCCGATGTTGCGAACACCGCTCTGATTGATTTCTCTTGAATGGGATGGAGTTGTTGCCATTGCAGGATGTCTGATTACAGGGTATAGTCACGAGTGACTTCACATGATGACACTAGCAACTTCACAGACCTCTTGCTGTGTCTTTCTCTAAAATGGAACCTCTGCTTGGCCTGATCTTCTGGGTGTCACCTTTTAGCCACCTTTGCATATATTCAAGTGACCAGACTTGAAATCTCTGATTCAGCTGATCAGAGATGAATGACTTGAAGATTAGGCAATAGCTGTGGCTTTTACAATATAAATTCGGTTCTCGTTAGCTTTTCTGCCTCATTCTGCGTGTAGCACCTGTGCCCTTGAAATTGTTTCCCCCCCGAGGATGAGTACTTCTGTCTTCAAAGGGTCGTCTCCTGCCCACGCTCACACAAGAGAGGGCAGACAGCTTTTTCCAGTGTGCAGAGAGGGAAGTGACGCTGACCTAGCAGTGGTCGCTTGGGGAGCAGGAACCTGGGCAGAAGTCTCCCAAGTGTCTAGCAAGCGCCCCAGCTACCTTCCAGCAGCCAGTGGGAATGCTGGTGTGAGCACTGGGCAGTACCCGAGTTAGAAATGGGAGCCCGGGCTGGGCTTTGGGGAAGGTCTGACGGGAAGGTGATCAAGGAGAGAAGATGAAGGGCTGTGTCCTCCCTGCTCCTGAGCTCGCTGATACAGCGAGGCACAACTGAGAAAGGAATGTTTCCAGTCCCTGTCTCCCTGCCAGCTTTGGCCATGCTTTCTTTCGGTTCAATGTTGACAATCCAGAGAAGCCACCTACCTCCCTGTGTCCCAGCCTCCCCTGGTCCATCAGATGCCACTGGCTGCCACGTTCTTGGCCCAGGTTGCTGTTCGCTTTGCCAGAGTCTGAGCAAAACCTGGGCTCTCTACTGATGCCTTGTACTGACTGCTTTTGGTGCCATCACAGCCTTTCTGCTGGCTGTATTTAAAGTTGTCCTGATAACACTAAACTCGCATTAAGTAGTGCTTGGAGGGAGATGAGGACTCTAATGATAACAAGACTTGAGTAAATTAAACTCGTATGTCAACACACGTGTAGCATGCTCGGAATGTGATGTCCTGCGTCTGTCTTTGTACCCTGATGTTTGGTCTCCACACGCTGTGCCTCTGGATTATCATCTTGGAAGAAGTGCACAAAGTATCCGGGCTGTGTTCGTCAGctggcttttgttgtttttcttcgaGTGCCTTTTCAGTTTGTCTGGAGCCAGTCCCACCAAATCAGCAGGATTTCTAGTTCTGTTTACAGTGGActgtcatttttgtttttactcttGCTCTTTGTGGAGGTAACTTGTCTAATGTTACTGTGAATATCAAGAATCTCCTGTATATAATTAACCAATAAAATAGATTGCATTTTACTGTGGTGGATGTGTGTTTTGGAAACAATCCTCAATGCAGAGACTGCAGCTGAAGTGGAGGCTGGCAGCTTTTACTGCAGCATTCAGAAAGTGACTCCAAGAGTAAGTGCCCGCTTTTATTAGCAAGAGGCCCCGCAGCCAGGCAACTCCAGCCTGGCCTTTCTTTTCTCTGGCACGACTCTTCCGTGCCTGCTGTGATGGCGCGAGTGAGCGGCAGGGGCTGAGCATCCATCTTCAGGTGGTTGAGGATGGGAGCGAGGAGCAGTGTCCCCTGGGCCCGCCCCAGCCACGAGCAATAAGCCCTGAAGCTGCTGGAATGGGAATGCGGGAAGTCACCGACGCACGAGTCGCCGTTTCAGTCCAGTTACACTTTGCGGAGTGTGGGGAAAGCTGAGACAGAAAGAGGAATTGGTGCCTCCCAGATCTGCTTTCCCCTACAGAGGGAGTTGAAGGACAAGAGTTTTAGGGAGCTGTAATAATGAGCCCCCTCAGTGCATGGAAGGTGCCTGTGTACAGGAATACCATTCTCATCACAGAGTTTTACTCTAGGTTGTATTCATCCATACAAGAGAAATGAGGGGCTGTGAGGggctgggttgttttttcttcccctgtgcaACCAAAGGATGTCTGGAACCTCCTCTGAGATGTTTCCCTGTCAGACCTGGGCCACGCTGGGAATGCTGGGTCAGCAGTACAATCCCTGATAATTTTATGTGGTGTTAGACTGGAAAAGTAGTTCTGCCCTAGGCCAGACTGTGACTCTTTccagtttgaaaattaattaattggtGTACATTTCCCCAGCCTGACCTGAAATTTGATGCACCTACAACACCTGAAGCATGAATTTAACAAGTGTGGTTTGGGGCATTGCTTGAGACACTGAAAAAATGTAACTGATCACTGCGCTGGAAGATGGTAGGAAACGgtcccagccaggagcagagagagCCCCAGTCCCGTCTCTGAATTCCCTGCAGGTGCCCTGGAGCAGgccccagggctgctggcagcctgctctgcctccctccccgggTTGGAGGGAGCAGAGTTTATCTTAAACACCAACAAGCTGCTTCAGTTTTTATAACTTGCTTCCTCCAGGTCACCTGCCTGCATGCTGGACTCCTCCTTTTTGGGGCTGTCTGTGCATTATCTCACCTTTCACTACGTGCCCAGCCAGCTGACAGTGGCACAATTGCTGTTGTAAATCCAGGTAGGTGCTGGTTAGTCTGTCAGAAATCAATCcacctttctgctttttatgtgACACCATCTATAAGGAAATAGTTGGTGACCTTTGATCCAAGCAACAAACGTCGCTGGCAGCTACCTGAAGCTCCGTCACCTGATGACAAACCAGTGCAGCTGGGGTGACGCACACCCCACGGCTGAATGGAAGTGGGTaagtgtaaaggaaaaaaaacactcaatCAGAAAATACTGTTCCACATCTGTGTGCCCAGTGCGTTCTACTGCATCCAGGTGTGCAGCGTTCCCTGCTAAGGGCCCGACCTGCATCCCAGGTGTGGTTCCGATTGTGACGCTGCTGTACAGCCATCTCTGTGAAATGTGCCTGGGCCTACCTGATTTTAATAGGCGTGGGGGCTTCTTTCCTGACCTCAGAAAATGAGGAAGTATTGCCTGTTGCACCCGGAGTCGGGACACCCGCTGCCTTTATTCACGCAGGCTTGTAAAACACTAATCAGATGCTCTTCAGCATCTTCTCCTTAGGGGGATCACCGGCTTGTAGGGCTAAAGGTTTAAATGAACACGTTCCCCTGGCTCAACTTTTAAGATTACTAAATCAAAAGATCCTGCTGCAGAGGCAGCGTTTAACCTCCTCGCTGTATCGGGGTGCACACAGGTGAAGGAAACACCCGTGGTCTTGGTGtttccatccctgcctgcatGGTCTTGTGGCGGCTCTTGTGGAGCCGTCATTTAAAGCGGCTCGTGTGATTATTTCGTTTTTTTAAAAAGAcgtatttatttaaaacaaaacaatcgGCCAAGGGGCATTCACAGGCGTGTTAGCCAGACAcacttaaaaaaatccccaacaaaacagcaaaaaggagggagggagaggcccGTCCCGCCGGCCGCGGGGGCCCTCCCAGCTGGCGCGGGGGGCTGCCAGCTCCCCAGGCGCCGTGTCCCGGtcagccggggccgccgggccgcccccgccgctaGAACTCGAAGGTGCCGAAGtgggcggcgcggccgccggcCTTGGGCTGCGGCTTGTAGCCGATACGGTCGTTGATGATCTGCTCCCGGCTCTTGTGGTCGGCGCCCAGCGCGATGGCCGCCGCCTCCTCGCCGGCCGCTGCCACCTCCGCGTCCTCCCGCTGCTTCTTGCGGCTCTGCGGAGCAAAGGGGCCGCGTCAGGGCGCTCCCGGGCGGGGGCAGACAGacccgccgcggggggccgcgctcGCACCTCCAGGTCCTTCCGGATGCTCTCGAACTCCTCGATGTCGTCCAGCTTCAGCTCCAGCCGCGTCGGCTTCCGCCGCAGCATCgcgacccgccgccgccgccgctccgcctcAGCCGCCGCCGGTGCGGGCCGAGCGCGCCCGGGCCGCACCTCCCGGCCTGCCCCGCTCACCGAGCCAcacctcccggcgtgccccgcgcgtcCCGCCACCAACGGGCACAGCGCATCCCAGCGTGCCCCGCTCACCGAGCCAcacctcccggcgtgccccgcgcgtcCCGCCACCAACGGGCACAGCGCATCCCAGCGTGCCCCGCTCACCGAGCCAcacctcccggcgtgccccgcgcgtcCCGCCACCAACGGGCACAGCGCATCCCAGCGTGCCCCGCTCACCGAGCCAcacctcccggcgtgccccgcgcgtcCCGCCGCCAACGGGCACCGCgcctcccggcgtgccccgcgcctCCCGGTGTGCCCCGCGTTCTCCGGAAGTGGTTGTGAGGCGCCGGGGTCTGTGCGCGGCGCGTTGCGGCTCCTCTCGGCTCCCGGTGCGCGGCCGCCATGGCCTCCGTGCGGgctccggcggcgcgcggcggcgcccgccccccCGTGCGGGCCCCTGCACCTGCGGAGGTGGGCatcggggggggaggaggggggtggcTTCGGGCCCGTTACCCGCACGGGAGTGGTACCGACCCATGGGCCTGGAGGAGCGGGGGGAGGCcgcaggcagagccgggggctCGCGTTTGCTTTTGGGCGTGTGGGGTTTGCGGTGGCGGAGAGGCCCCGGTGTGAGAGGCACCCCCGTGCCGTCGGTGACACCAGAGCTCTTCAGAGAGCCGCGACCGGAGCGCTCACGCGTTTTCAGGCGTTTTTACAGAATGCGTTCTCTTTTCTTGGAAAGTTTGTTGTAACGCTCCTCTTCGGGGAGGAAGGAGCTGTTCACCTTTCATCTCCCCCTGCGTCCCAGTGAGGGCACCGGGAGCTGGCGGTCGGCATCGCTCCTGCCTGTTCTGGGGCTCGTTCAGCAAGAATTAG contains:
- the CDC26 gene encoding anaphase-promoting complex subunit CDC26; this translates as MLRRKPTRLELKLDDIEEFESIRKDLESRKKQREDAEVAAAGEEAAAIALGADHKSREQIINDRIGYKPQPKAGGRAAHFGTFEF
- the SLC31A1 gene encoding high affinity copper uptake protein 1 isoform X2 encodes the protein MSHDHHMNSSMLPTTHPPEHHHSMAAPGHGHGSDMMMMAMTFHFSYENVPLLFSGLVINTPGEMAGAFVAVFFLAMFYEGLKIARECLLRKSQVSIRYNSMPVPGPNGTILMETHKTVGQQMLSFPHLLQTVLHIIQVVVSYFLMLIFMTYNGYLCIAVAAGAGTGYFFFSWKKAVVVDITEHCH